A segment of the Arachis hypogaea cultivar Tifrunner chromosome 5, arahy.Tifrunner.gnm2.J5K5, whole genome shotgun sequence genome:
GACAAGCCCAGACCAGAACCAGAGGGGGACCTGGAAAAGTTTAGGGTCGGTGACACAGAGAAAAAGTTCACGTTTGTTAATAGAAACCTCCCAcatgaattgaaagagcctctacTAGAAATGATCAGGGCCAATGGAGATCTATTCGCTTGGACACCAGCCGATATGCCGGGAATAGACCCACATGCCATGTCTCATCACCTAGTCGTCAAGCTGAACACCCATCCGGTGGCCCAAAGGAGAAGGAAGATGTCACAAGAGAGAGCAGTGGATGTGGCCAGacagacggccagcctcctagaagcaggTTTTATACGAGAACTAGACTACTCGACCTGGCTGTCAAATGTAGTTCTGGTAAAAAAGGacaatggcaaatggagaatgtgcgtagactaTTCCGACCTCAACAAGGTGTGCCCCAAGGACTGTTTCCCCCTTCCCAACATAGATGCACACGTTGACGAAGCGGCGGGGTATtggtatctgagcttcatggatgcctattccgGCTACAACCAAATACCGATGCACCGACTCGACGAGGACAAGACATCATTTATAACACCTGGGGGAACCTATTGCTACAAAGTGATGTCGTTCAGCCTGAAAAATGCAGGGGCAACATATCAAAGACTGATGAACAAAATATTTGGCAACCTCATAGGCAAGACAGTgaaagtctacgtggacgacatcctcGCAAAGACTACGCAACCTGACGACCTCTTGAGCGACCTGGAAAGTGTTTTTGCATCTctccgacaacacggcatgaggctcaacccccTCAAATACGCTTTTGCCATAGAAGCTGGAAAGTTCCTAagattcatgataacccaaaggggAGTAGAAGTCAATCTCGAgaaatgccaagcaatactctAAATGAAGAGCCCGGGCTATGTCAAAGACGTCCAGAGACTGGCTGGTCGCCTCACATCGTTATCCCGCTTCCTCGGGGATCCGGCAGCAAAGGCCCTGCCCTTCTTTAATCTGATGAGAAAAGGAATAGCATTTGAATGGACCCCCGCATGCGAGGAAGCGTTCAGACACTTCAAGAAAATCCTAGCAATACCCCCCGTGCACGGAAAGCCCAAGGCCAGAGAGCCACTATACCTATACCTAGCCATAACGGGGGAAGCCCTGGCAACGGTCCTAGTACGAGAAGAGGGGAAGGCTCAACAACCAGTCTACTTCATGAGCAGAGCCCTACAAGGGGCGGAACTGAGGTATAGCAAACTGGAGAAGCTAGCTCTGGCGCTCCTGACATCTTCTCAAAGATTAAAACAATACTTCCAAGGCCACCAGATTGTCGTTAGAACGGACCAAGGAATTCGACAAGTGCTCCAAAAACCCGATTTAGCGGGAAGGATAATGACTTGGTCCATTGAGCTCTCGCAATATGACATACGGTACGAACCTCGGCAGGCGATCAAGGTGCAAGCAATGGCAGACTTCCTGGTAGAAGTGACGGGGGATCCAATCGAAGAGACGGGCATACGGTGGAGGCTCTACGTTgacggggcctccaaccaaacgtccgggGGTGCCGGAATCATCTTAGAGAGCCCAGCTAGGGTCGTATACGAGCAGTCAATCAAGTTCGAGTTCCCCgtttcgaacaaccaagcagagtACGAAGCCCTCCTAGGAGGCTTAGCCCTGGCAAAAAAATTCGGAGCAACGAGGTTGGAAATATGCAGCAATTCACAAGTTGTCACCTCGCAAGTAaacgggagctaccaagccagggACTCGCTACTacaaaaatacttggaaaaggTCAAGGAATTAAGCAAGCCATTCGAGGAGGTCACGATCCAACACGTTCCAAGGGAAAGGAACACATGGGCAGACCTTCTATCCAAGTTGGCCAGCACGAAACCGGGAGAAGGCAACCGATCTCTCATCCAAGGCATGATGAAGGAGCCAGCAGTTACCCTGTACCTGTCAAGGCTGAGCCCCTCCTGGATGGATCCCTTCACTAGCTTCCTGGAAAGCGGCAATCTCCCTGACGACGAAAAAGATGCTAAAAATTTGAGAAGGGAGGCGGCCAAGTACGCGATCATTCAAGGACAGTTGTTCAAAAAAGGACTCAGCTAGCCCCTATTGAAATGCCAACATCCtgaccaaacggactacgtgcTCAGAGAAGTCCACGAAGGGTGTTGCGGCCACCATATAGGGGGCAAAGCCCGAGCGAGAAAGCTAATCCGAGCAAGATACTACTGGCCATTAATGATGGCAGATTCTAAAGAATTCGTGAGGAAGTGCATCAAGTGTCAAGAGAACGCCAACTTTCACAAAGCACCAGCTTCCGAACTAAGCCTGCTAACGTCCTCCCGTCCTTTTTCGCAATGGGGAATCGACCTCTTGGGGCCCTTCCTGGTTGGTCCAGGACAAGTCAAGTATCTCATAGTCGCaatcgactactacaccaaatggatagaggccgagccactggccagcatatcctcGTCAAATTacaggaagttcatgtggagacagGTAATAACCCAGTTCGGTATTTCGAAAGCTGTCATCTTGGACAACGGGACGCAGTTTACCGATAAAAAGTTCACAGAGTTCCTCACCGGCCTGGGCATAAAACAAAAATTCTCCTCGGTAGagcaccctcagacaaacggccagGTCGAGTCTGCAAAAAAGGTCATCCTGCTAGGACTCAAGAAGCCACTTGATAATAAAAAAGGTGCTTGGGCCGACGAACTCGCCTCTGTCCTCTGGTCCTACCGAACAACCAAGCAGTCATCCATGGGGTAAACCCCCTTCTGACTAACATACGGGCTAGACGCAGTAATACCTGTGGAAATCGGTGAACCGAGCCCGCGACTGCTCTTAAAGGGAGTTGAGGAAGCCGTGGAAAAGGACTTAGTGGATGAGGCCAGAGAGATGGCCCACTTATCAGAAATAGCACTGAAGCAAAGAATGGCCCtgcgctacaacaccaaagtgctcaaAAGAGAATTTGAACAAAACGACCTCATCTTAAGGCGCAACGACATCGGTTTAccgaccccaggagaaggcaaattggcagcaaactgggaaggtccctacagagtcaAAGAGGCGATTGGCAAAGACGCCTACAAGCTGGAAAAGCTCGACGGTAAAGAGATACCGAGAACGTGGAATGCAAGCAACTTGAGGAGGTTTTACTCCTAGCTCACATGCTGATTCGGCGACCAAACGAGCTAAGTAGTTAACTTGAGATTGTACCTTCATTATAACTTTAGACCTGTTGTTTAATTACTGACTAAATTATACTTGTCAAagttttctcctttgttttcttttccttGGTCAACTCATCGCGCGAACAAGACAACGATACCCggccccgggactgatcacctcgGGAGCCCCCTAAGCTAACGCCATATCAAACGGCTACATCAAAAGCCACGACTCAGCTTAACCAAAATACCAACAATACAGTAAACAAATGCAAGCGACAAACCAATGACGGTGAAACAATGTCAAATCAAGTCGAGAACACAACTAGACGAACAAAAAGTATTAACTACACTAGCCGACCAAACGGCCCAAGAGGTCATTTTTACAAAAGTCCTACAAAACGAATCTTAAAAACAGAGTTTCACAAATTTTTACAAAGCTACCCAATATCCAAAAGGCATAAAGAGGTCATTTCCTAGGCATGTCGACAATCTTGCCGTCCTTAATCATCTTGAAGACACCAACTGCTGATGTGTTGAAATCAGGGGCAACAATTTTGACCTGGGCCTTAAGGGCCTCCTTGGTCGCTAGTATCGCACCTTTTCCTTGCTTCACGACTTCCTTATACTTAGCTCTCCACTCTGCAAGCTCAGCTTGAGCGGCCTCTTTCGACGAAACGGCCTCATTGCGCTCTTTCTCTAGAGCGGCCACCCACCCTTGAGCAGCGCCGACCTGACTTTCTAAAGTCATTTCTCGCTCGACGAGTCGCGAAACGGTGGCATCAGACACTTGCAGCTTTTGCTCAGCAACTGAAGCCTTATTCTCGGCAGCCTGGAGCTTCTCATCAGACTGTGCAAGTTGCTCCCGAAGAATTTCAACTTCGCGCTTAAAGTCATTATTGGCTTTCCCAGCAGATTCAAGCCTCCTGCGCAGAGACTCCATTCCGGACAGCTCAAACTCGGCCTTTCGAGCTATCACAGCACCGCGCAGGAGGGtacggtacatccacctcgcctgcccggtAAGAGAGGATTCATGGAAGTGCTCTTCAGTGCCAGGAATCAATTGGGCATCTATGAAGTTCCCGACATCAAAGTTTTTCTCCATCACGGTGAGAACCCCTTTAGAACTACTAGATGGTTTCCTCTTCTTGAGATTGGGCACCTCTTCCACGTCGTCGTCAGTCACTGGATTGGATGTCGAACCCCCGGTATCGACCACTTCGTGGAAAGGGGAAGTACGTGCCCCTTCGGTCTCATGAGCTGAGGTACCCTGAACTGGCGTACCGACCTCGTGGACCCCGGCCCCTTGCACGGAAGAAGCCTTGCTCTTATCCTCTGGGGGAGCAATCAACCTCTCGTTGGCCACTTCGCTATCACTCGTGTACAGAAAGGTCTGGAACAAATCAGGGAGACCCGTCACCTCAGCAGACATCCCCACTGTAACACAAAAAGAAACTGTTTAGTCGCAATGGGATATAAGGTAAAGCAAGAAATAAAGAGGAAAGCTCAAGTTAAAACCACTCACAAATATAGTTCCGACCGACCTCCCGATCACCCATGAGAAGGTGAGGGTTCACATGATTCTTCCTGAAGACTGCCAACAACACGTCGGCAATCTTCTTGTCCACAGCAGACATACCCTTATAAGTTACCTTGATGAAGGTATTAGACCCCGCCCCGAAGCTCCAGTACGTCGGGATGAGGCGTTCCCCTTCTAGCGACAACCAGAAAGGATGACGACCTTTGACGGGGCGCACCTTGAAGTATTTATCTTTAAACCCATGGTAGGAGtcctcaaacaaaccaaaaatccttCGACCTTGGGCAGatcggaaggacatgaaccccttCTTCGCTTTCCCTTCCTTCGAAGGGTTTGTaaggttgaaaaagaaaagaaaaacatccaCGAACACCGGCAGCTCGAGATATTtacaaaccatctcgaaacagcggatcgaagcccaactgttcggatacAGCTGCGACGGCGCCACGGAAATCCGACTAAGGAGTGCCATTTGGAAGGCGAAAAAAGGAATGCGAACCCCCACTTGAGTAAACATGGATTTAtaaaaccaaatccagtcggGAACTCGGGGAGAATTGAAGTTGATCTCGTATAATCGCTCGTTGAGGGCCTAGACGAAGACATCATAATTAGACTCCTCGTCAGTTCCTCCGCATAAGTGCTCATTTTGCCAGAACTCGGTGAGCTCCTCTTCGCCCATTTAGTTGGGAGAGTCCTTCAGATCGGAAACCACCCAGGCGTAGGGGTCATACGCCACGGGAGAAGGGAAAGCTCGTGAGGCGATGCGAGCCATACCTACATGGGGGCACCACCCAGTTAGTTTAAGAAGTCGGGTGCTCGAAACAAACTCAGAGACTACACTTAACCTATTATGCAACTAAAACTAAGCATGGCTAAAAGCAAAATCCAAGCAAGGCCTACCCTGGAATGGTAACCCCCTTACACACCTACTTGACGCTAAAGACCAACCATTATACATAATCAGACGAACAGAACGCATGCAGTAAAAACAATCGCAAAGCGAAATAAACACCAAGTAGAAAATGAAGAAATAGGGACTCACCTGGATTGATTGGGAAGAATTGAATAAGGAAGTAAGAACAACGCCCTGTGAAATCccaggaagaagatgatgatgaacatAAGGAAGGAGAAAGTGATGGATGATGGGAGCAAAGTGTGGGAATAGGGAAGAAATGAACGAGAAGTGTTTTAAAAACTGCCACTCAAGAAGCGCGAAAGACCCAGGGGCAAAACGGTCTTTGCACGCAGGGTTTTTAGCCCATTATGAGTATTTAATGCTCTGCACGAGGAACGAGGCGACGAAAGATCACCCCAGCAACGAACGAACACGCGCACAGGAGGCAAGTCCTCTCCACGGATGGCCGACCTGACGACAACGCGTGAAAAAAGAAATAACACGCCACCAACAACCCTCACGGCTATTGCcggcgcgttgggggcactgttacggcccggCCTAAAAGGGACACGGGCCAAACCGACCCAGTTACCACCCATTCAAATGGTCGGGTAGAAAGCATCCAGCTGTCAACCTAGCCACGCGTCCTAGATAGCTGTGGCAGGAAGCTCCTACCATAATGGGCTATGCCCTTTCTGGGGGCCCACGCCTGACACAGTATAaatggggagggtcctacccctctcccaaggtacgtcacacataCCCCCTACCCACTTTTCGCCTGCACACTGACTGACTTGAGtttcggagtgtctttgcaagtgACACCCCATCTCTCCACAACGAAACCTCGGCTGCTCGGTTGGTCCACCTCCAGCACAATCGCTGAACCAGGCGCATCCCACCAACTCAAATCACTACCCGAATCGTacataaataattaacatattagTTTCAATAAATATCCTTGTAAAGTACTTTATTTTACACAATTACAATAACTAACTATAAGTTTACACATATCATTGATTTATATAGTATCATATTTGTAAACTTATGGTTAGTTATAGTTAGTTACAAATATATGAATACAATAATACGAATacatacaattttataaattattaatttaaattatgtctatttaaattttaaattataaactaatacaaattttataatttaaaattctaattatttatataaaattaaattgattaaaaaataaaaatatactaatacaatTCAAATCGCATTAAAACATAAACAAGTTTGCTGAGTCCATAAACCACAAAGCTTCTCGAATTCTCTCTCAGCCACCCAACTTCACATAGTCGCTCATGTATGAACCGTTCCATTCTCCAAGAGTAAACCGTGGCTGCCTCCCACAGTTTACGTTCAGCTTTTCTTGCACGTAAACCTTTGCTGCCAGGCACGGTTTATGTGTATTTGAAAAACCGTGGTTAGCTCATAcggattatataaaaattgaaacaagacaTGCACGTAACCAATTTCCAATTGTTGTAATTAGGTAAATGTTTCTCACATTTATTTTATATAGGTAAATTGTCCATAAATTTATATCTTTTGTTGTTAAAATAAAATGATTGAAAAATTAGCATAtgctttctaaaaaaaaaattcaataatttacatcagaaaagaaaatatactataaaataattttatatatatttaatttagtacgtcatgttaaaaataattattttttatattgaaagtataaataattatctaataaaataaatataattgaacGACTGTGTAAACATATCAGtatattagaattaaattttttgtattaaaatataaaataatttaattaattttaaatttttcatgcattagatcaattatgattttgattttataaaaaaacaaaacattactaacgttttataataaaaaaatattaatttaattattaaaatataaaacgtcattgatattttattaaaaaatattattttaattaaaaaaacacaaaatgtCAATGATATTTTGTAAATGACTATAGTAATATTTAACCTACAGTTTGATtcgtgataaaaaaaatttcacctctaataatataatattaaaaaaaagttcaTACAAGATTTCATgattttactttatttatttttatttttcgtcCATCACAAGAATTTGTAAATGAATCCATGCAAATGCATAACATAGCATTGCCGTCAATCATGGTTAATATTGACCCCTCAATTCAATGTTTTGGGACCTACCATTGTGCCCCCCGATAAACTTCTGTATAACAAGTAACAACTCTCCAAACATGCAATAATTTCTCTCACACACATATAAGTTCCCATCTAATTAAAACTACAAAAGCTACTACTACATAACATGTCAACACATAGAccacactttatttatttatttctaaccTCACCTTTAATAACGCACTAGTCACTACTTTCTTTTGAGAAAAGAAAATGATATCTATACActaaatttgatatttatttgaGATACTCATTTTGATTTAGGCGTATACTACTGTGCAAAAACGAATTTGCTTGTACATGATGTGCAGATGGACACGTGTCGACGTCTTATGAGCTTTCGGTGTTAGGCGCTGGATAGAATAATAATTTTCTTGTAGACAAATGCTTGGATCCCATATTAGCAGTGTGTTCAGTTTTATCAGAACCCCCACTTGTTGTATTTTAGCGTAAATAAATATGGTTgaaaccaaggttctgaaaatcggactagaccggccggttcgaccggtttaacCGTGAACCGACAATATAAGCGGTCCAGTCCTCCTCTATTAACCGTCTGATAGAAAATCGTTTGAAAATCGGAGAATCGGTCAAAAATTGGTCGGTTGGGCCGGACCGGTAACCGGCCGGTTCGAATAAAACGACACTGTTTTGtagttttgtttatttgttttaagaaataaaaaaagaaaagccaaaatCATGCGTGAAGTCGTGAACAATACACCCCCCTCTTCCCCAAATCATTCGTTTACTCCCTGGAGACCTCTGAAGCAAAGCAAAACCCTAGCCCTTCATTGCCGCCGTCGTGCCCGAGGTCCTCAGCGCCGCCGCCGTTCCCAGGTCCTCAGCGTcgccgcttcttcctcttccccgTGTCCGGAACTCAGGTAGCTCGTCACGTCGTCTTCATCTTCGCTGGCTTCTCTGTTCGTGGCTTGGAGCAGCTCGCCGTCGTCTCGCCTATCGCCTCGTCTCGCCGATTGCCGTCCCTTCCTCCATCGAAGGTTAGTGGCTTCGCCTCcgcttcttccttttaatttctgaatgttcggtcttcgtcttcgtctgaagttttgaaattgttgttcaatttttgttccatttttcTTGTAATGTTCTGTAATTGCCTGTTGGTGATGgctgtaattttttttcaaatttactgATGGCTCGATGGTTCTGTTCGTCTATTTTAGTGTTTTACTGTTTTGTAATTGTTGGATAGTGATGGCTCTgaaatttttgttcaaatttactgATGGCTCTGTTTTGTAATTACTAGTTGCTGATGGCTCTTAATTATTTTGTTCAAATTCACTGATTGCTTTGTTTTGtaattgttggttttgctgggTGAAGATTTAGTGTTTTGGAATGTTTTATAATGTGCTAATGTTTGTAATTGCTGGATTTGTTTGTAATTgctgggtgaaggtttagtgttttgtGATTATTGCATTGGTTAATGTTTTGGTTTGTTTTATAATTGTTGTTAGCTGGTTGCTTGTTGCTggctctgttttgtaattttgctCTGGTTACTGGTCTGTTTCATAATGTACCAATGTTAGTGTAATTGCTGTTTTCTAATCGTTGTTAGCTGGTTGCTTGTTGCTggctctgttttgtaattttgctCTGGTTACTTGATTAAGTTAGTTTGTGTTTGAAATAATAACCTGTAATACAAAAATTTATgacatagctcttgaaaatggtTTTTCCCCCCAAAAATCTCTTAGGGTGTTCAAACTAAGCTAGCGTATATATGATTGTAGATGATCTCATAATAACTgttaaatcaatttaatcatagTCTCAGTGAAACCACTACTGAAGACCCTGCTTATGCTGTGTTGACTTTTAGTTTTAAGGAGATGGTAATTCATTGGTAGGGTTTGTCCATTTTGGCTTAAGCTTAATTTGGTGCTGAAGTGATGGCTTTCTTTGTGTTTGTTGTCTCCTTCGATTTATTGCAGGTATCAATggataaaatgaaatgaaaaacctACTCCATGGGAAATTACTCCAATAATTGTATCTAATCATGTATCTTGTATTGAacctattttctacttttatgaaTTATTTTCCACTATTGTGGCATCTGAGTCTCATGACTCCATACCTTGTATTGAACCTATAAGCAAAATTTCAATGTTGACTGCAATCATTTTGTGTCAATACTAAGATGCTTATGGTATTAAATGTTTGATCATTTTAATAGTGCCCTTTACTCTCAACATGAACAAttatgaatgtaaatgggaaCTATGCCAAAATCAAATTACAATATTTCTCGCTTGGGCCAATTAGTGATTACTATTCTATATTGGGAAGTTTGTGTTGTAGAGTGTTGACCTGTTTGaaagttcattttatttttccgaTTCAATTCAGGAATTCAGCTGGTAATGTAGCAACAGTGGCTGCTAGTGTTCCACAGCATCAGATCCCTTTACATTCCATTgttactaatcttattttaagatttatattagattataattatattttaggatgtttataatttatttattattctattctaaaacagttttttcggttgaaccaccggttgaaccggttggaccaataaaccagtgaaccagtaactagagcggtttgatgaccggtccggttctcagaaccttggttgaaactaaattattttgattaattaagtggttagtttatttttttgtttaattaaattttgagagtttaaattttgttttgtatatgtagtaatttattaattagtaataaatttttaaatataatttaaattcacaataaattagttattattctgCCGAATTGAAGAATatcataaacaaaattaaatgtatattattattttaatattcatactaaaaaaattatataattagattGACTAAGATAATTAATAATGTAAAGTTCAGGACGATaaatttctttaatttgttgcttCTTAGAcattgtaattttaaaaattttggatgcAGGTTGTGAGTGTGGTGTTCTTAGTCTTTTCGAGAGACAAtgaaaaagtgaataaaaatgaGAGTGGAGTGAACGAGGAAGAGAAGATAGATAACATCATCCCACCCCACGTATTCCCGCGTCAACCATCTGCATGGGCAATACCTAGACAAGAGAACAAATCTCAGGCTCCGAATAACATAGCGTCTCTGACCGTCGGATCTTCGCAGATTTAACCTTGTCCGTTGGATTAGCGTGCCTTAATAATCTGAGGCTCCAATTTAGAAACCCGTTCTTAGTCGTCCGATTGTGTTGGACTCAAATCTGGCCATTCGTTGTTACATGCATGTCACTCTTGAAAATAAATCCAGAGGTCCAATTTATAAGTAATATTGACCCTTTGATTTGTGTAGCTAAAAAACTGAGGCTCAATTTATTTTTCGTTATTTTTTACACCCCTTAATTATACATACATCTCCAATAATGATgacaatatcaaaattaaaaagcaaaataTTCAACTAGAAGCCTCAAAAACTTGTTTTGATTACTGTTtcgaggattacctgaaactggaTTGTATCTGGGCTTGAACGTGAGGTCCAAGCTTTTAATGGGATGATTTCTGACGTAACCTACGGCAAGCAGCCGTCGTCTGAGTTGTTTGTGAGaagatggggggtggtacctacaaaaTACTCCGATATCAGCAAGGGTCTTAGCAGGTTTAAGGGTATTGGAACTTAAATATATCTGAGAGTGTTAGTGTATTTAAAGGTGATGAGCCAATAATCACTGTTGAGGTAGTTTCACTTCtgatggtggataaccgtccctttaatTAAAGGTTGTTGTAATCCCTCTTCTAGAAGTGAGGGAGAGATATTTGGAGTTGGTTATAACTCCGTCATATAGATTCATATCCGGGCTTTTGAAGTTTCTAGGAGCTCTAACCCGCATGATGTCTTCGGTGAAAGGATCTTCTCCACCTAGCAAGGTGTCTTCCCGAGTTGTATGTGAATATCTACCTCGGATGTCGGATTCCAACTTCGAGAGCTTTtcctctaactcttttcgtcgtttGATTTCTCTTTTCAGATTTCTCTTTGCCTCTCATTGTCGCTCTAACTCCTGCTCTTGCTGTTCGAGTCGGTCATGATGTCCATGTAGCAGCCCCATAAAATCGGTGGAATGAGGTTGTTCTTCTCCTTCTGGGTGATGAACCTCGAAGGAGATCCTTCTCTGATGATAACCACCCGAGATACCTTCACTGTGTGGTTCCTTCGATTTTGGAGGAGGTACCACGAGAACTTGATCGTTGACCGTGTGTTGGTACTCAGGATCTGATTCTAACGCTGTGCGTTCGTCTTCAAGGTGATCGTCCTCCAAGAAGTGTCGATTCCCAAGttcccgacaacggcaccaatgtttcgagggttacctgaaactagaccGTATCTGGGCTTGAACGTGAGGTCCAAGTTCTTAATGGGATGATTTTCGACTTAACCTGTACCAAATAATTGTCGTCCGAGTTGTTTGTGAGAGGATGAGGAGTGGTACCTGCATAATACTTCGATACTTAAATCAATAAGGATTTTAGCAGGTTTAAGGGTATTGGAACTTAAGTATACTTGAAAGTGTCTGTATATTTATAGGTGATGAGCCAATAATCACTGTTAAAATAATTTCACTTCTGGTGATGGATAACATCCTTTTATTTAAGTGTTGTTGTCATCCCttctaaaaatgaaaaaaaaaatatctgaGATTAATTATAACTCCTTCAAATGAGAGTTATCACTTTATAGTATTCTGTCCGATTTTTCAAGAAGTCGATCATGTGATAGAtgtcttttaaacttttatatgtatttttagaTTTGGCTTATATTTTTGGATCAAGTAGGAAcaaattgttttctttttctatttcgcAGTGAATTTTGACGATAACGATTACAAAACTGAAATAGGAAAAAAGTATTTTCAATTTCTTAgtgtgaaattaaaaaaatttctttccttAATTTCCATTGCATAATAAGTTGAAAGATAATGTATAACAACGAAATTTCAACAATGATTTAAAATGAAATATGAAAAAAAACCATAGATTTTATATTCTTTATCtgcttaatattatataaaatttatctatCTTGTACCTTTTTCTAAAaacatatattaaatttataaattaaaaaatattcaaaatataaaaatttaaattattgatatatttattaaataaaaatatttaaaattttttactaatactAAGTTTTGGGAAAGTAGAAAACATTATTAAATACAAACATATAGGACTCTGTCACACGTACGCAAAGGCAGAGATCCAAGACTAATAAACAACTTAGAATTAAATAGGAATTAAGAGACAAACATCCATCATTTTCTTCCATCTAAAATACCAAATAGATACCAGCTTATGTCTTATCTCTTTCACGAGCCATGTGAAGTTTAATATCATATCGTTTTCATGTTGTTAGCCAGGTGGCATACATGCAAATCCTTTATAATCAGTACGACAAActataataacaagaatttaatATCATCCATCAACTATACTAACCATATATCATTAACTTCAATCTTAAGAAAATGGCTTGCACAAATTTGCAAACACATGGCACCGATGAGTATACATTTCCAGACCTTTTTTTCCTAAGAGATTTAATTTGATCCAAACATGCCCTCCCTTAATTTATGACCCACACCAACCCACCGGCACAACCCTCCTCTCAAATTTATTTAGGTGGGACCCTTCCACCACCCACAAATAACTAACAAACCCTACAATCCAAGAGGCATGGCCATAGTTACACTTATATCCTTCCCTACAAAATGCCCATAATCATAAAGATACAAAGCTATCCACATTTCGACAATTTCCCCCCTTCTCaacatttatattttatactactatataatttta
Coding sequences within it:
- the LOC112803840 gene encoding uncharacterized protein → MKSPGYVKDVQRLAGRLTSLSRFLGDPAAKALPFFNLMRKGIAFEWTPACEEAFRHFKKILAIPPVHGKPKAREPLYLYLAITGEALATVLVREEGKAQQPVYFMSRALQGAELRYSKLEKLALALLTSSQRLKQYFQGHQIVVRTDQGIRQVLQKPDLAGRIMTWSIELSQYDIRYEPRQAIKVQAMADFLVEVTGDPIEETGIRWRLYVDGASNQTSGGAGIILESPARVVYEQSIKFEFPVSNNQAEYEALLGGLALAKKFGATRLEICSNSQVVTSQVNGSYQARDSLLQKYLEKVKELSKPFEEVTIQHVPRERNTWADLLSKLASTKPGEGNRSLIQGMMKEPAVTLYLSRLSPSWMDPFTSFLESGNLPDDEKDAKNLRREAAKYAIIQGQLFKKGLS